In Methanoregula formicica SMSP, the DNA window CTCGTACAGGATTGGTGAATCGCTCTTCAGCTCGTCATGGCCAAGAATGATGAGGTCAACCGACCGCCCGGTCTTCCCGAGCAGGGCGTGTCTCACTGCGGCGACTGATTCGGTATATGCCTCCGGCACACTGCCCACAACGGCTGCAATAGCATAATCGCTCCGGTATCCGCATCCCCCCGGGCCAGGCTCCCGAAGAGGGAGATTGCTTCGACACCTTCAATCTCCCGTAGTACGGCTGCGGTGATTGTTCCGAGATCGCCATCGATACCGGAAGCCTTTCGTTTCCCGGTATTCTTTTTTGCCTGCCTGGCGTTTGTCATGGTGTTTTCCCGGCTCCCTGGCCGGATTCGTTACGGGATATTATCTTGCGGTTTGAATAAATAATCCTGCTTCTGCACTACGGCAGCAACATGGTACGGGTTGATGACTCGCTGGAAATCATACTCTTCATACGGTAATTCTCAAGCCGGAAATATTTTCATCTGCCAATCGATGGTCTCCGGTTTCTTGCCAAAAGGGCATCCACATCCTCTTCTGCTTCCGGTTCTCCGAATTTTTTCACAAATATCAAAAACGTTTCCCGGATTATTACTTCAACACGGGCATTCTCGGGAATGTTCACCATGTCATCCAGTACCAGCACCCCATTATTCTATTCGGCTTTTGTTCGTATTGCAGGCACAGGGGATCAGTCTCGTCAATACAAACATCCCTGTTTTAGACGATAGCGCTTGTGGCTCTATTATAGCATTTGAACAGACCCGACGCGATATTTTTCTCACAGTTCGGTTGTCGTCCGCCCTTTGTTCGATATACTTAAATCAGATGAATACCCACATTGTAGAGCACACT includes these proteins:
- a CDS encoding nucleotidyltransferase domain-containing protein, whose protein sequence is MTNARQAKKNTGKRKASGIDGDLGTITAAVLREIEGVEAISLFGSLARGDADTGAIMLLQPLWAVCRRHIPNQSPQ